ttattatttaaccaaataattaaattattagtattttattgtacttactaaaaataaactattcaaagaaaagtttataaaagtaatcattttaatgattattttcttattttataagatttaccaaacaatatatatttgagATATTTTCCAAATCCTAACTACCGTCGTTatacttattttaaatttataatgtatatattttgaaaacagTATCTAGGATAAGAATAGTGACTTAAACATTGTTTGGTAACATTTTAAAATACGACATTTAGACCAATATTAATATCAATACCTTCTCTTTTATTCGATTGCCGtcaatgttattttaaaaacaaacctATTCAATTAATATCAACATCTAACATTCACAAAATCAATTTGCAATCACTAACTAAATTTGCAATTTAGATTTGCATTGATGAAATTTAGGTGATGCTTACTTATACTaactaaattctaaattttgcAATAAAAAATctcagttttaatattaatataattttaagatgcacagttctttttaaaaaagttttagatGATTGCTTCATATaaattactctgaaacatataACCTATATTTGGTAAACCATTATAGTCGTGTAAACATACACaagtatattaaataattatatttataaacaaatacaATTGAAAATGGTCCATATAGTAAAATATGATCAAATGACAGATAACTTATGTCATATGTTATTCAATTGgtttaatttataaacacaatatAAATACTTAACATATATTCAAACATGGAAAACTGTCGATCATCTATAAATGTTACAATGTTAAAAAGGAACAAAACTTGTGCGGTTGCGCAGATCAAGACAtggttaaaatttaatatggtTAATTACATATTCAGATTATACCAACCGGTTAATTCATGACCTAAAACTATTTTGCAGATTTGCAAACATATAGTTCTTCATCCTTCTAGTTATATGTTTCATACAGAGAAATACATTATTTATCTaagtatttaaatttcaaatttgttacaagaaatatatttattgataGGTTCAAGTAACTCATTTGTGACAAGTCCAAAACTATATTGATCGTAATCTTATGTCAACCTCTTAAAAGTTGAATAATTGAACCTTCTATTTTAACCATCTTCtccttgtttctttctttcggTTTGTCTGTTACGCAGTTAAAATAATCTCCTCCTCGTTGCACTCTCACTCCATGTTCTTTTATATAATTGAGGTCAGCTGTTAGTAGCTGAGTATGTCACTTGTGTCCCTCTGAAGCTTGATGTGAGCAGTCACTAGGAGATGTATTAAAACACAACTCTTTGACGCTTAAATTCACAAATTTGTCATCCCAACCTTTTATGACTCTCACCGAGCTCACTAGATTGACACAAACATAAGCCGCGCATATTTCTGCAAAAtgcaaacacaaaaaaaaaagtttagtaaTGATATTGAGAGTTCGAGTTCAACAAATTTCGAAAAAAGGTAAAGAAGAAAGTTTGACTTACGATGTCCCTCTTGGTCTAGAACATCTCCTACCACTTTATCTTCTTGTTTTGAATGGATAGGTTCACCAACTTTCTTCTTATCTTCCTCTGAAAGTTCAACCCATTTCATGTCAACTCTTGTAACTCCCTCTATCCAGTTGGGAGACTGAAGAAAAATAacaagaagataaaaaaaaaagtaaggaaAGGGTATTGACAATTAAAAGAAGTAAGGAAAGGAAAGGTATTGAGAATTAAAAAACCTTACCCTATTAGGAGATCTCCAACCCAAAAACTGGTTGTGGTAAATGGGATCACCATCTTCTTTCTGGAACCTTTCAAACGAACAAGAAAAAGAAGTATGAACTCCTTTTGTGCAGCAAATGTTGTATAACTTTGCCCCAAAAATCCTCTTCAGCTCAGAGGGAGTCAGAGCACGATTGGCACGAACGCTGCTTCTTACACTTCTTTTTACATTCTCAAGTATCTTCTTGTTGTTACTAGGTTTAACCCCGGCTAAACTCAACTCCGGCTTCCTAAACACTTTTGAGACCGAAGTATCCCAACAACAACGACCAAGCACAAACTCCCTGTATCAAAACAATTAAAGATCCAAACACAATTTTAGAGTTGCAAACATGTAAGCAAAACTAAACAAGAGAGAGTGACGAACCTAGAGGTATCATCATCTCCAACAGCCTTCGCTTTCTTTCTTGAGCTCCAAAGTGTCGAGGTAGTTTTCATTCTCAAAAGGCTCAAGAACACTCTTGCCCTGCACAATGAATTGACATCTTTAAGACAAAGAGTATTATGGAAACAACAATGAAGAGTATGATGCACGTAGGATGTTATAAGATGAAAGGTAAACCTTGCTATATGAGCCACTAGCTCCACAAGAGAAGATACAACAACTGATTCCATCACCACCGACATGGTGACAAAACCAACATTCATCTCCAGAAggacaaacaaaaagaaaaagaaaaagaatgaaTTTAATTGGTTGGCGTATGTGTTTCTGTCGACTCTTGTAACTCcctattaaattattaaatttgatatatgaaatatatttattgataGGTCCAAGTAACTCATTCGTGACAAGTCCAAAACTATATCGATCGTATGATTACGCCATCCTCTCAAAAGTTGAATAATTATGGTATAACTTTTAAAACTACTTGTTTCACAAGACTTTGAGCAATCATAGATATTGTAAGTCAAGCATATAGTATTTGATTATGACAACAAATGGATGACAGATTAGCAGTCAAATTAATCTTATTTTTGATTAAGTAGGAAGGTGTAGGGAAACCTGCGCTCTAGAGGAGACCAAGACTTTGATACACAATTGTTTCATTCATTGTTATTTGTTACGTATGCACAACATGATAGCTAGTAAAAACAAAATGTATTCATCATCATAATGCAAATATTGACTAAAcatatcatcttttttttttttttgatcaaatactAAACATATCATCTTAAGCCTTACATATATGAGATATGAGACGATGGtatattacaaaatattgcCTATGTCTCattatttaatctaatttttgACCTAGTTAAATAACGAATTTTCGAGTCTTTATAATATTAATGAATTTCTACGAATCGGCAAGTAGAGTCAAATAAAACACGCAAGGAACGATATGAAAACGAAATTTAAACTATCTGAATTATTCCGTTGGTGCATGACAATGACTCATGGaatgaatacaaatatataatcaatccCTTCTATATATTTCCTCAGATTCTGATCTAAAGAAGACTCAGAAATTCAGagccaacaaaaagaaaatcccCACCAAACATTCAAAGCGAATTCTCAAAGCAGATCATCTCTAATCATCCACAAAACCGGTTGTGAACAAGACATGAGCATCAAGGTATGTATATATGTGTACTCATCAACAAGTCATTACTTGGAACACACTTTGTGTCTATATGTGTGGAAGAAGACTTTTTCTTATGATGCTAAGAGGTTTTCTAATTGTGTGCAGCAAAAGATTCTGATAAGAGTTACTATGACTGATGATAAAACTAGAGCAAAAGCAATGAAAACTGCCGCTCAGTTTAAAggtaacaacaaaacaaaacaaaaaccattTAAAAAGCTGATTCTCGTAGTTCATGTTGAATCTAAAGAGTTGTTGCCATGGTTTTGTAGGAGTCTCGGCTGTGGAAATAAAGGGAGATCACAGGAACCAGATTGAGGTGACCGGTGTTGAAGTCAATATGATCTGTCTAACCAACACACTGAGGAAGAAAGTAGCCTTCGCTGAGCTTGTAAGCGTAAACAAAGTTGAACCACCCAAGAAAGAGGACGACAAGAAGAAGGATGACAAGAAACCAGATGATAAGAAAGCTGACGAGAAGAAAACAGATGAGAAAAAAGATGAGGAGAAAAAGCCAGAGCCGTGTTGTTGTAATCCATGTTATCAACCCTGGCCTTACGGATATGGTGTGCCGTCTTCCTCTCCACATCCGTGTGATCCCTACGGGTATAACTTTAGAGATTATACTGGGGAACCTTTCTACAACTACGGACCCAATTGGAGGTTCATGTGAGAAGACTACAACGGAAGTGATAACAACTTATGTATACTAAGTATTTCAAGTTTCAACATGTTAATGCATTTTGATAGTCAGATTTGTCACATGAATAAAAATACCCTTGAGCTTCCAAAACCACGCAAACTCTATACTTGTAGATACTCTTATGAAATGAAAAGCTAAATCTTCTTATCCGTGGAGTCTCATTACAATCTTTCTAGAGTTGCTTTTAATACACAATCCAGTACATTCTCCTACAAACCAAGACACCAAAGGGTTCCTACAAATTCAACTCACTCACCTTCAACTTTTTCCAGTGCACTGCTGCATCTAACGAACTCTGCCACGACCAGCACCACCACGCCCACGGCCGCGTCCAACAGGCTTCCCTAAAAAAcgaacaaaagaaagaaaaaacggATTTGATAAAACAGTCTTATTGTTGCATCAAAAATGAAGGGAGCATTACCAGCAACAGCCTTCTTAGGTTTTAACTCGAGGAGTGTCTTCCACAAGCAAAGTCTCCAGGTTCAAACTGTGAGGGAGAATGTAGTAGCGGATGTTGTTACCCCTCAAGCTTAGATGATCTCGTGTGACTGGGCTTTCAATTTAAACGTCTTTAAGTGTGTTTTCATGCTCACGTCCTGACCAAATCATCCAGCTTAACCTCAATGAATAAACTTCTGGTTAGCGAATCTAATCTGTGTGTTCTCTCAACCTACTAAGGATGCGATTAAGCCAATGGCTCAAACTGAGATATATCAAAAGATATAGTCCCGTTAGTAATCTGTCAGTTTTTAAGCTTCTGTCGGGTTGTCACCCTCCTTGCCTTTTTCTCCTCTTCTGAGCCAGCAGAGAAACCCTCAGCTCAAACAAAAGAAGTATCAGAGTATAATCATGCTTACTAAAGGTAGTAAGAGGAATGTTTACAAACTCACTTTTCATTTCGATCTAAGTCTTCGAGAGCCTTATCGATTGCAAAGACTACCATCTTCTTTATCTGTTAAAACAAACACGCAGGGAATCAGAACCATTTCAATTATCCTAACAGAGCCTTTGGAAACAAGTTCATCATCCTTCTTCCTCTCAGAAGGCTTAATCTGTTCAGCTCCATTCACGCCTCCTTCCGTAACACCTTGGTCAACCAAGGCCTGCCCCGTTTTGCCTTTCGTCTGGTAAAGGCCCAATATTAGTTTTTTACCAGCTTCCTCCTCCGTGGAGATGACACCTTTCTCGAGCTCTAGCCACCTCACATGGAAGTTTCTGGGGCTTCTTGGAGGGGTCCAAAGGCACTAGTGGTTTTCCAGCTTTCGTGCTCAAGGTCTACGGATGGTGAGGAACAGAGAATCTAAAATACTTGCAAggaaatttatatatttgaaatccTTGCTGTTGTATAGAAAAGAACTTGAAATGTTAAAAGGTTTAGCGCTTTGGCCATGAATAAAACAAGCAACAGTTATATTATCTAAAACGAAGTTTAATTTTCACTCAAATAAACAATCGCCCAGAAAAGGAAAGGTTGTTgaaatatgaagaaaaaaaaaaaaaacacataacaaATAGCATGTTGTAAACTTAGGGAAGCGGTAGAGTGTCGCCAACGAGACAAAAGCATTTAGATATCAAATCCACAGTTCTTCGAACGATGGCTCTGCGTTTGCATACCCC
This region of Brassica napus cultivar Da-Ae chromosome C5, Da-Ae, whole genome shotgun sequence genomic DNA includes:
- the LOC106401556 gene encoding heavy metal-associated isoprenylated plant protein 16-like: MSIKQKILIRVTMTDDKTRAKAMKTAAQFKGVSAVEIKGDHRNQIEVTGVEVNMICLTNTLRKKVAFAELVSVNKVEPPKKEDDKKKDDKKPDDKKADEKKTDEKKDEEKKPEPCCCNPCYQPWPYGYGVPSSSPHPCDPYGYNFRDYTGEPFYNYGPNWRFM